In one window of Chloroflexota bacterium DNA:
- the pyrR gene encoding bifunctional pyr operon transcriptional regulator/uracil phosphoribosyltransferase PyrR, with protein MPEKVLLSADEVLRAMRRIAHEIVERNRGAQDLVFVGIMSRGVPIAKRLAALIKEFEGADVPVGSLDIGLYRDDVLQGASPQLRKTDIPGNLQGKRVILVDDVLYTGRTIRAAMDAVMDFGRPKAVQLAVLVDRGHRELPIRADYVGKNVPTAQQEEVQVKLKESDGLDQVVIVEAASGKQGPGGNQ; from the coding sequence ATGCCTGAGAAGGTACTGCTCTCAGCGGACGAAGTCCTTCGCGCCATGCGCCGCATCGCCCACGAGATCGTCGAGCGGAATCGCGGCGCGCAAGACCTCGTCTTCGTCGGCATCATGTCCCGCGGCGTCCCCATCGCCAAGCGCCTCGCTGCCCTCATCAAGGAGTTTGAAGGGGCCGATGTCCCTGTCGGCTCCCTCGATATCGGCCTCTACCGCGACGACGTGCTCCAGGGCGCAAGCCCCCAGCTGCGCAAGACGGACATCCCCGGCAACCTCCAGGGCAAACGCGTCATCTTGGTGGACGATGTCCTCTACACCGGGCGCACCATCCGCGCCGCCATGGACGCAGTCATGGACTTCGGCAGGCCCAAGGCCGTCCAGCTCGCCGTCCTCGTGGATCGCGGCCATCGCGAGCTGCCCATTAGGGCCGATTACGTCGGCAAGAATGTTCCCACTGCCCAGCAGGAAGAGGTGCAGGTCAAACTCAAAGAGTCGGATGGGCTGGACCAAGTCGTCATCGTGGAAGCGGCAAGCGGGAAGCAAGGGCCTGGAGGGAATCAATGA
- a CDS encoding CoA transferase codes for MWRTCPPEVVVERLPLHGIRLLDITVVWAGPFASMIFGDLGAEVIRVESVTTPGHMTRGHPNPPPNVISSPRGAYYVDRDPGERPWNRYSYFNFAARQKLAATVDLTKAQGREIMMRLIATSDVLLENNRNSTLKKLGIGYDEVRKVRPDIIYLSAPAYGTTGPYANFKGFGANTEAVVGHTWLRGYPDADPSMTFVVFHSDAAAGASAVFALVAALEHRRRTGEGQFIDMSQAENMIPHLTQAFMDYSMNGRSQTSLGNRDTAMTPQGAYKAKGEDQWIAISIESDAQWAAFCATIGQPSLAKDLRFKTVIARRRNHDELDGIIAAWTQQHDAYKAPATLQAAGITAMPVLKYEEAHYDPHLTERGFYELVAEPDAGVHLHPTRGFRLSETPIHVRSPGPMLGEHNRYVYGHLLGYSAAEMRRFKEEKHIGKRYDAAAMTVGTS; via the coding sequence ATGTGGCGAACCTGCCCACCTGAGGTGGTTGTGGAACGGCTTCCGCTGCACGGCATCCGCCTCCTGGATATCACCGTTGTTTGGGCAGGGCCCTTCGCCTCGATGATCTTCGGCGACCTAGGCGCCGAGGTGATCCGCGTGGAATCGGTGACCACGCCGGGACACATGACGCGCGGGCACCCGAACCCCCCGCCGAACGTCATCTCGTCGCCGCGCGGCGCGTACTACGTGGACCGCGACCCGGGCGAACGCCCCTGGAACCGCTACAGCTATTTCAACTTCGCCGCGCGGCAGAAGCTGGCGGCGACGGTTGACCTGACGAAGGCGCAGGGGCGCGAGATCATGATGCGCCTCATCGCAACGAGCGATGTGCTCCTGGAGAACAACCGCAACTCCACGCTGAAGAAGCTGGGCATCGGCTACGACGAAGTGCGGAAGGTAAGGCCGGACATCATCTATCTCTCCGCGCCGGCGTACGGGACCACCGGGCCGTATGCCAACTTCAAGGGCTTCGGCGCGAACACGGAGGCCGTGGTGGGCCATACATGGCTGCGCGGCTACCCGGATGCGGACCCGAGCATGACCTTTGTGGTCTTCCACAGCGACGCCGCCGCTGGGGCGAGCGCAGTCTTCGCGCTTGTGGCGGCGCTGGAGCACCGGCGCCGCACCGGGGAGGGACAGTTCATTGACATGTCCCAGGCGGAGAACATGATCCCGCACCTGACCCAGGCATTCATGGACTATTCGATGAACGGGCGCTCCCAAACGTCCCTGGGAAACCGCGACACCGCGATGACGCCGCAGGGGGCCTACAAGGCGAAGGGCGAGGACCAGTGGATCGCCATCTCCATCGAATCGGACGCGCAGTGGGCGGCCTTCTGCGCCACGATAGGCCAACCATCCCTGGCGAAGGACCTCAGGTTCAAGACGGTGATCGCCCGCAGGCGGAACCACGATGAGCTCGACGGCATCATCGCAGCGTGGACGCAGCAGCACGACGCCTACAAAGCGCCGGCGACGCTGCAGGCCGCCGGGATCACGGCGATGCCGGTGCTGAAGTACGAAGAGGCGCACTACGACCCGCACCTGACGGAGCGCGGCTTCTACGAGTTGGTGGCCGAGCCGGATGCGGGCGTCCACCTGCACCCAACGCGCGGCTTCCGCCTATCCGAGACGCCGATTCACGTGCGGTCGCCGGGGCCGATGCTGGGCGAGCACAACCGCTATGTGTACGGGCATCTGCTTGGCTACAGCGCGGCGGAGATGCGGCGATTCAAGGAGGAGAAGCACATCGGGAAGCGGTATGACGCAGCGGCCATGACGGTGGGGACATCATGA
- a CDS encoding CoA transferase translates to MPSALSGLKIIEFGSFISAPFCAKLMADLGAEVIKTEEPKVGDDSRRFGPFPGDIPHLEKSGLFLYMNANKRGITVNPRTATGLDIIKALIADADVLIENQQPGVMRELGLDYERLERINPRLVMTSISTFGQTGPYKDYKGYDMTAWHGSGVGPRFAGREKEEPLRGAWYHADHWGAISAATATMLALAARDLTGEGQLVDLSQVECLATHILGYQLVTLYHLTGETSSRAGDILRGGAPAGLFKTKDGFMCLLVMEDQQWVGIKRAMGNPQWTEDPVFNVPSWQRAEVADMMYELMDPWWKSHTNDELFQMLQAERVPAGPLYTPKDLLHHPHLEARGFFQEVAHPKAGTVRMPGAPYRFSETPWRIQRPAPMLGAHNKEILSGLLGFSGVDLTDMRRTGII, encoded by the coding sequence ATGCCCTCGGCACTCAGCGGCCTGAAAATCATCGAGTTCGGCAGCTTCATCTCGGCCCCGTTCTGCGCCAAGCTGATGGCGGACCTGGGGGCAGAGGTCATTAAGACCGAAGAGCCGAAGGTGGGCGACGATTCGCGGCGCTTCGGGCCCTTCCCAGGCGATATCCCCCACCTGGAGAAGAGCGGCCTCTTCCTCTATATGAACGCCAACAAGCGCGGCATCACGGTGAACCCGCGCACCGCGACGGGCCTGGACATCATCAAAGCCCTCATCGCCGATGCGGATGTGCTCATCGAAAACCAGCAGCCGGGGGTGATGCGCGAGCTGGGGCTGGACTACGAACGGCTGGAGCGGATCAACCCGCGCCTGGTGATGACTTCGATCTCAACCTTTGGGCAGACGGGGCCGTACAAAGATTACAAGGGATACGACATGACGGCGTGGCACGGCTCGGGGGTCGGCCCCCGATTCGCGGGCCGCGAGAAAGAGGAGCCGCTGCGCGGCGCGTGGTACCACGCCGACCACTGGGGCGCGATCAGCGCGGCAACGGCGACGATGCTGGCCCTGGCGGCGCGTGACCTGACAGGCGAAGGGCAGCTGGTGGACCTTTCCCAGGTGGAATGCCTGGCCACGCACATCCTGGGCTACCAACTGGTCACGCTCTACCACCTTACGGGGGAGACCTCCTCCCGCGCGGGGGACATCCTGCGCGGCGGCGCCCCCGCGGGGCTCTTCAAGACGAAGGACGGCTTCATGTGCCTCCTGGTGATGGAGGACCAGCAGTGGGTGGGGATCAAGCGCGCCATGGGAAACCCCCAGTGGACGGAGGACCCGGTCTTCAACGTACCCTCGTGGCAGCGCGCGGAGGTGGCGGACATGATGTACGAGCTGATGGACCCCTGGTGGAAATCGCACACGAACGATGAGCTTTTCCAGATGCTCCAGGCGGAGCGCGTGCCCGCAGGGCCGCTCTACACGCCGAAGGACCTGCTGCACCACCCGCACTTGGAGGCTCGCGGCTTTTTCCAAGAGGTCGCGCACCCGAAGGCCGGGACGGTTCGGATGCCGGGCGCGCCCTACCGCTTTTCGGAGACGCCGTGGCGCATCCAACGGCCTGCGCCGATGCTGGGAGCGCACAACAAGGAAATCCTGAGCGGCCTCCTGGGCTTCAGCGGCGTGGACCTCACCGATATGCGAAGGACGGGCATCATCTGA
- a CDS encoding CoA transferase — MTASLLSGVRVVDLTQGISGPYCTKLLADYGAEVIKIERPGVGDMMRSRGPFPGDRPHHETSGLFLTLNTSKKSVTLDLKSETGKGILRRLIASAEIVVEGFRPGAAEALGFGPSAVREMNPKAVMTSISNFGQWGPYRDYRVTELTAYAIGASMHSTGVPELGPLKLGGTVTLFQAGNLAAAVTLATWYGVREGSPGQHIDYSIMEGQLASPDRNGQCLLGIAYSGDSAFRRAHSRRFTLLPFGAGPCADGYAHFTAAQPHWWSRFCQIIGHPELIADPRFAGPNFYNMDMFDAFDAYFLPWILSKTKREVMEGCPDVAGTPVNTMEDLFNDRHFRERGAFAEITHPIAGRHTYPGAPFRPAKAPWKAAPAPTLGQHNEEILCERLGYAKHSLVKMAQAGVV; from the coding sequence ATGACGGCATCGCTGCTTTCGGGCGTGCGCGTGGTTGACCTCACCCAGGGGATCAGCGGCCCGTACTGCACCAAGCTCCTGGCCGATTACGGCGCAGAGGTGATCAAGATCGAGCGGCCCGGCGTAGGCGATATGATGCGCTCGCGGGGGCCGTTCCCGGGCGATAGACCGCACCACGAGACGAGCGGCCTCTTCCTCACGCTCAACACGAGCAAGAAGAGTGTGACGCTCGATCTGAAATCAGAGACGGGGAAGGGCATCCTGCGGCGCCTTATCGCGTCGGCGGAGATTGTCGTCGAGGGCTTCCGGCCAGGGGCCGCCGAGGCGTTGGGCTTCGGCCCATCGGCGGTGCGCGAGATGAACCCGAAGGCCGTTATGACCTCCATCTCCAACTTCGGCCAGTGGGGGCCGTATCGCGACTACCGGGTGACCGAGCTGACAGCCTATGCCATCGGCGCTTCGATGCACTCCACCGGCGTGCCGGAGCTGGGGCCGTTGAAGCTCGGGGGAACAGTGACGCTCTTCCAGGCGGGGAACCTGGCGGCGGCGGTGACGCTGGCGACGTGGTACGGCGTGCGCGAGGGAAGCCCAGGCCAGCACATTGATTACTCGATCATGGAGGGACAGCTCGCCTCTCCCGATAGGAATGGGCAGTGCCTATTGGGCATCGCCTACTCAGGGGATTCGGCCTTCCGCCGGGCGCACTCGCGGCGCTTCACGCTCCTGCCCTTCGGCGCGGGCCCATGCGCGGACGGCTACGCGCACTTCACGGCTGCGCAGCCGCACTGGTGGTCGCGCTTCTGCCAGATCATAGGCCACCCAGAGCTGATCGCCGACCCGAGGTTCGCGGGGCCGAACTTCTACAACATGGACATGTTCGATGCGTTCGACGCGTATTTCCTACCCTGGATCCTCTCCAAGACGAAGCGCGAGGTGATGGAAGGGTGCCCGGACGTGGCAGGAACGCCGGTGAACACGATGGAAGACCTGTTCAACGATCGGCACTTCCGTGAGCGCGGGGCCTTCGCGGAGATCACGCACCCCATCGCCGGACGCCACACCTACCCAGGCGCGCCCTTCCGGCCGGCGAAGGCCCCCTGGAAGGCGGCGCCTGCGCCGACCTTGGGCCAGCACAACGAGGAAATCTTGTGCGAGCGGCTGGGGTACGCAAAGCATTCCCTGGTCAAGATGGCCCAGGCGGGAGTAGTCTAA
- a CDS encoding CoA transferase: MTRYPLANLRVVNFGWVWAAPILGTTLADMGAEVIKIETKKRPDIIRLLPPLLKDQPYEALYAHNTLRNNYGVSLDLKDKRGFAMAQDLVRSADVVIENFSPGFMESLGLGYAGLRKLRPDVVMISLSAAGQTGPLHNIVTYGNIISCLASLDGYQGYIGEDRPMRYGTTIPDPLMGIYGAFAVLTALRHRAKTGKGQYIDLGQWEAGVTMASGPMIDYAMNGRIQRWRGNRDEMLAPHGCYKCAGDDDWLTIAVKTDEEWHALCEVMGREDMANDERYGDLYGRQMHHDAIDAAIREWAKGQEHYAAGAMLQAKGVAAFPALSIQETFLDKHFNARNNWVEVEHRLGRETIAGMPWRLSKTPGGVRRAAPSIGQDNHKIFCDVLGMAPERVTILEQEKVLY, from the coding sequence ATGACACGCTATCCCCTGGCGAACCTGCGCGTGGTGAACTTCGGCTGGGTGTGGGCCGCGCCCATCCTGGGAACGACCCTGGCCGATATGGGCGCCGAGGTCATCAAGATCGAGACGAAGAAGCGCCCGGATATCATCCGGCTGCTGCCGCCGCTGCTGAAAGATCAGCCGTACGAAGCGCTCTACGCGCACAATACGCTGCGCAACAACTACGGCGTCAGCCTGGACCTTAAGGACAAACGCGGCTTCGCCATGGCGCAGGACTTAGTGCGCTCGGCGGACGTAGTCATAGAGAACTTCTCGCCGGGGTTCATGGAGTCCCTCGGCCTGGGCTATGCAGGCCTCCGCAAACTGCGACCGGACGTGGTGATGATTTCCCTTTCCGCCGCAGGACAGACGGGGCCGCTCCACAATATCGTCACCTACGGCAACATCATCAGCTGCCTCGCGAGCCTTGACGGCTACCAGGGATACATCGGCGAAGACAGGCCGATGCGCTACGGCACCACGATCCCTGACCCCTTGATGGGCATCTACGGGGCCTTCGCGGTGCTGACGGCGCTGCGCCACCGGGCGAAGACGGGGAAGGGCCAGTATATTGATCTGGGCCAGTGGGAGGCGGGCGTCACCATGGCAAGCGGGCCGATGATTGACTACGCGATGAACGGGCGCATCCAGCGGTGGCGCGGAAACCGGGATGAGATGCTGGCGCCCCACGGCTGTTACAAATGCGCCGGGGACGACGACTGGCTCACCATCGCGGTGAAGACGGACGAAGAGTGGCACGCGCTCTGCGAGGTGATGGGCCGAGAAGACATGGCGAATGACGAGCGCTACGGCGACCTGTACGGCAGGCAGATGCATCACGATGCAATTGACGCGGCCATCCGGGAGTGGGCGAAGGGCCAAGAGCATTACGCCGCCGGGGCGATGCTGCAAGCGAAGGGCGTGGCCGCCTTCCCGGCGCTCAGCATCCAGGAGACCTTTCTGGACAAACATTTCAACGCGCGCAACAATTGGGTGGAAGTGGAGCACCGCCTAGGGCGCGAGACGATCGCCGGAATGCCGTGGCGGCTCTCCAAGACGCCCGGGGGCGTCCGGCGGGCCGCGCCGAGCATCGGCCAGGACAACCACAAAATCTTCTGTGACGTCCTGGGCATGGCCCCGGAGCGCGTCACGATACTCGAACAGGAAAAGGTCCTTTACTAA
- a CDS encoding dihydroorotase, with the protein MKGSLLIRGGRVIDPASRLDAKADLYIKDGRIEAVQQGGGLAVPEGTASFDASGLVVSPGFVDLHAHLREPGQEHKETIATGTRAAAKGGFTTVCAMPNTVPAQDSRSTIEFVQSRAADTGAVRVLVVSAVSKGRAGKELVEMAELAKLGVVGYSDDGSPVGDAQMMRHALAFSRMLGLPIMDHCEDTALCHGGVMNEGRVATRLGLRGMPVAGEETMVARNLILSKLTGGHVHICHLSAAGSVEQVRRAKAQGIRVTAEATPHHLTLTDELVTAGAMYDTNTKVNPPLRTAADVEAVLQGLREGVIEAIATDHAPHAAEDKLCEYDQAAFGISGFETAMGSLLSLVHTGKLTFPVLIERLTLGPARIIAREKDGIGALRPGAPGDVAVTDPDLSWTVDAKAFLSKGKNSPLNGKTLKGKVVATVYGGALIYQEQRQATTRGR; encoded by the coding sequence ATGAAGGGATCCCTCCTCATCCGCGGCGGCCGCGTGATAGACCCGGCCTCGCGCCTGGACGCCAAGGCCGACCTCTACATCAAGGATGGCCGCATCGAAGCTGTGCAGCAGGGCGGCGGCCTCGCCGTCCCCGAGGGAACGGCGTCCTTCGATGCCTCGGGCCTCGTCGTCTCCCCCGGCTTCGTGGACCTGCATGCCCACCTTCGTGAGCCGGGCCAGGAGCACAAAGAGACCATCGCCACCGGGACCAGGGCGGCGGCCAAGGGCGGCTTCACCACTGTCTGCGCCATGCCGAACACTGTCCCGGCTCAGGACTCCCGCTCTACCATCGAATTCGTCCAGTCCCGCGCCGCTGATACGGGCGCGGTGCGCGTCCTCGTCGTCTCCGCCGTCAGCAAAGGCCGCGCAGGCAAGGAGCTCGTCGAGATGGCGGAGCTGGCCAAGCTCGGCGTCGTCGGCTATTCGGACGACGGCAGCCCCGTCGGCGATGCGCAAATGATGCGCCACGCCCTCGCCTTCAGCAGGATGCTCGGCCTGCCCATCATGGATCACTGCGAAGATACCGCCCTCTGCCACGGCGGCGTCATGAATGAAGGCCGCGTCGCCACTCGGCTCGGCCTGCGCGGCATGCCCGTCGCCGGGGAAGAGACGATGGTGGCGCGCAACCTCATCCTCTCCAAGCTCACCGGCGGCCACGTCCACATCTGCCACCTGAGCGCCGCAGGCTCCGTGGAGCAGGTGCGGCGCGCCAAGGCCCAAGGCATCCGCGTCACCGCGGAGGCCACTCCCCACCATCTCACCCTGACGGATGAGCTGGTGACCGCCGGCGCGATGTATGACACCAACACCAAAGTGAACCCACCCCTGCGCACCGCCGCCGATGTGGAGGCCGTCCTCCAGGGCCTGCGCGAAGGCGTCATTGAAGCCATCGCCACCGACCACGCCCCCCACGCCGCCGAGGACAAGCTCTGCGAGTACGACCAGGCAGCCTTCGGCATCAGCGGCTTTGAGACTGCGATGGGCAGTCTTCTCTCCCTGGTTCACACGGGCAAGCTCACCTTTCCCGTCCTCATCGAGCGCCTCACCCTTGGCCCGGCGCGCATCATCGCACGCGAAAAAGACGGCATCGGCGCCCTGCGCCCCGGCGCTCCCGGCGATGTCGCCGTCACCGACCCCGATCTCTCGTGGACGGTAGACGCCAAGGCCTTCCTCTCCAAGGGCAAGAACTCGCCCCTCAACGGCAAGACCCTCAAGGGGAAAGTCGTGGCGACGGTCTATGGCGGCGCACTCATCTATCAAGAGCAAAGGCAGGCAACCACCCGTGGCAGATAA
- a CDS encoding uracil-DNA glycosylase translates to MAKATLTLRKGATEEQYLWFSNLAQRTYECALCPRMERNTAVLGPLNGRLEARLLVIGEAPGRFGSAVTRIPFHGDRSGENFESLLPHAGLRREDLFIANAVQCNPKDGKGRNDRPTPQEMRNCSGYLRELLDIVRPPYVVTLGQKALDALHLIEPHKIALKDSVAIATPWRGCKVVPLYHPSGRAMAKRPFRQQAKDYTRLGRILQADPDGKWPGTFTGNLQRI, encoded by the coding sequence ATGGCGAAGGCGACCCTAACCCTGCGGAAAGGCGCGACGGAGGAGCAATACCTCTGGTTCAGCAACCTTGCCCAGCGCACCTACGAATGCGCCCTCTGCCCGCGCATGGAGCGCAACACCGCCGTCCTTGGCCCCCTGAACGGCAGGCTGGAGGCCCGACTCCTCGTCATCGGCGAAGCGCCCGGCCGCTTCGGCTCCGCCGTGACGCGCATCCCCTTCCACGGCGATCGCAGCGGCGAGAACTTCGAGAGTCTCCTGCCCCATGCGGGCCTGCGGCGCGAAGACCTCTTCATCGCCAACGCGGTGCAGTGCAACCCCAAGGACGGCAAGGGCCGCAATGATCGTCCCACACCCCAGGAGATGCGCAACTGCTCCGGCTACCTCCGCGAGCTCCTCGATATTGTCCGCCCGCCCTACGTCGTCACCCTCGGCCAGAAGGCCCTGGATGCCCTCCACCTCATCGAGCCCCACAAGATCGCACTCAAGGACAGCGTCGCCATCGCGACGCCCTGGCGCGGATGCAAAGTCGTTCCCCTTTATCACCCCAGCGGGCGCGCCATGGCCAAACGTCCCTTCCGTCAGCAGGCGAAGGACTATACGCGCCTCGGCCGCATCCTCCAGGCCGATCCTGACGGTAAATGGCCCGGCACGTTCACGGGGAATCTCCAAAGGATATAG
- a CDS encoding aspartate carbamoyltransferase catalytic subunit: protein MTSTKPAGQQASRQAAKAALPPRKHVLDLDDFSPEEISQILGTADVLSEVLSRPISKVPTLRGKTVLTFFLEPSTRTRASFERAAKALSADTINLSGTESSAKKGESLIDTARTMQAMGADIIIMRHSMSGAPYLLAQHTNLSVINAGDGWHAHPSQALLDLYTIREKFKKIAGLKVVIVGDVLHSRVARSNIWGLRKMGADVVLSSPPTLLPEEVLEAYAGELPGRLMTEPNLDAAVEGADVVMALRIQKERLAADGAMNLRDYILAYQVNEERMHRAKPTAMLMHPGPMNEGVEVSHVLAYSDRSLIETQVKNGVAVRMALLYRLVGASEVSA from the coding sequence ATGACATCCACAAAGCCTGCGGGACAGCAAGCCTCTCGGCAAGCGGCGAAGGCGGCCCTCCCGCCCCGCAAGCACGTCCTCGATCTCGACGACTTCTCACCCGAGGAGATCAGCCAGATTCTCGGCACGGCCGATGTCCTTTCGGAAGTCCTCAGCCGCCCCATCAGCAAAGTGCCCACCCTGCGCGGCAAGACCGTCCTCACCTTCTTCCTGGAGCCCAGCACCCGCACCCGCGCCTCCTTCGAGCGCGCCGCCAAGGCCCTCAGCGCCGATACCATCAACCTCTCCGGCACGGAGAGCAGCGCCAAGAAAGGCGAGTCCCTCATAGACACCGCCCGCACCATGCAGGCCATGGGCGCCGATATCATCATCATGCGCCATTCCATGTCCGGCGCGCCCTACCTCCTGGCCCAGCACACCAACCTCAGCGTCATCAACGCCGGCGATGGCTGGCACGCCCACCCGAGCCAGGCCCTCCTGGACCTCTACACCATCCGCGAAAAGTTTAAGAAGATCGCCGGGCTGAAAGTCGTGATCGTCGGCGATGTCCTCCACAGCCGCGTCGCCCGGTCCAACATCTGGGGCCTGCGCAAGATGGGCGCCGATGTCGTCCTCTCCTCGCCGCCCACGCTTCTGCCCGAGGAAGTTCTTGAAGCCTACGCAGGCGAGTTGCCCGGCCGTTTGATGACCGAGCCCAACTTAGACGCCGCTGTCGAAGGGGCCGATGTGGTCATGGCCCTCCGCATCCAGAAAGAACGCCTCGCCGCCGATGGCGCCATGAACCTTCGCGACTACATCCTCGCCTATCAGGTGAATGAAGAGCGCATGCACAGAGCCAAGCCCACGGCCATGCTCATGCACCCGGGGCCGATGAACGAAGGCGTGGAAGTCAGCCACGTCCTCGCCTATAGCGATCGCTCCCTTATAGAAACCCAGGTGAAGAACGGCGTGGCGGTGCGCATGGCCCTCCTCTACCGCCTTGTCGGCGCAAGCGAGGTGAGCGCATGA
- the carA gene encoding glutamine-hydrolyzing carbamoyl-phosphate synthase small subunit, with protein sequence MADKAYLILEDGAIFEGTAFGAAVEVVGEVVFNTSMTGYQEMLTDPSYGGQIVMPTYPLIGNYGINADDFESRRIQVRGFIVREDCEEPSHYQSERTLHEYLLAQGVPGIAGADTRAVTRRLRTRGVMMGMVTRDAPDAALKRLQNAPRYGNTDFVKLVTTEAPYAWKEPPHGEAPPLSITVVDMGVKYNILRNLQSRGCRVRVVPSTTSAEDILSTGPDGVLLSPGPGDPALLGYAIQSARGIIGKLPIFGICLGHQVLGHAFGGTTFKLKFGHRGGNHPVKDLKTGRVYITAQNHGYAVDGDTAPRGVEITHINLNDGTVEGLRHKDLPVMSIQYHSEAAPGPLDNVEMFDRFVEMVRAEGGGRRAKRK encoded by the coding sequence GTGGCAGATAAGGCCTACCTCATATTGGAAGACGGCGCCATCTTCGAGGGGACGGCCTTCGGCGCGGCCGTCGAAGTCGTCGGCGAGGTCGTCTTCAACACCAGCATGACCGGCTACCAGGAGATGCTTACTGATCCCTCCTACGGCGGCCAGATCGTCATGCCCACCTATCCGCTCATCGGGAACTACGGCATCAACGCCGATGACTTTGAATCCCGGCGCATCCAGGTGCGAGGCTTCATTGTGCGCGAGGACTGCGAAGAGCCCAGCCACTACCAGAGCGAGCGGACGCTGCATGAATATCTCCTGGCCCAGGGCGTTCCCGGCATCGCCGGGGCCGATACGCGCGCCGTCACCCGCCGCCTGCGCACCCGGGGCGTCATGATGGGCATGGTCACCCGCGATGCGCCGGATGCGGCCCTCAAGCGCCTGCAGAACGCCCCGCGCTACGGCAATACTGATTTCGTGAAGCTTGTGACTACGGAGGCTCCCTACGCCTGGAAAGAGCCGCCCCATGGCGAAGCGCCGCCCCTCTCCATCACCGTGGTGGATATGGGCGTGAAGTACAACATCCTCCGCAACTTGCAGTCCCGCGGCTGCCGCGTCCGCGTCGTCCCCTCCACCACCTCAGCCGAAGATATCCTCTCCACCGGGCCGGATGGCGTCCTCCTCTCCCCCGGCCCCGGCGACCCGGCGCTCCTTGGCTACGCCATCCAGTCGGCCAGGGGCATCATCGGCAAGCTCCCCATCTTCGGTATCTGCCTGGGGCACCAAGTGCTGGGCCATGCCTTCGGCGGGACCACCTTCAAGCTCAAGTTCGGCCATCGCGGCGGCAACCACCCGGTGAAAGACCTCAAGACCGGGCGCGTCTATATCACCGCCCAGAACCACGGCTACGCCGTGGACGGCGATACGGCTCCCAGGGGCGTGGAGATCACCCACATCAACTTGAACGATGGCACGGTAGAAGGTCTGCGCCACAAAGATCTCCCTGTCATGTCCATCCAGTACCACTCGGAGGCCGCTCCCGGCCCTCTGGACAACGTCGAGATGTTCGATCGCTTCGTCGAGATGGTCCGCGCGGAAGGCGGCGGGCGAAGGGCCAAGAGGAAGTAG